A single window of Bacteroides sp. DNA harbors:
- a CDS encoding YrdB family protein: MGSNPINLGFRFLLEMTAIIIYGYWGWHASPGPLRYLLALGLPLIAAAIWGTFRVPEDSSHSGKAPIPIPGVLRLFMEFAFFSLAVFLLINSGKELMGLIFGGAVFIHYLLSYDRIFWLLKQK; this comes from the coding sequence ATGGGATCAAATCCAATAAATTTAGGCTTTCGCTTTTTACTCGAAATGACGGCAATTATTATTTATGGTTATTGGGGTTGGCATGCGTCCCCGGGTCCACTCAGGTACCTTTTAGCGCTGGGGCTGCCCTTGATTGCCGCTGCCATTTGGGGAACTTTTAGAGTGCCTGAAGATTCAAGCCATTCAGGAAAAGCGCCCATCCCAATTCCGGGTGTCTTGCGCCTATTCATGGAATTCGCCTTTTTTAGCCTGGCAGTTTTCTTATTAATAAACAGTGGAAAAGAGCTGATGGGGTTGATTTTTGGCGGTGCTGTATTTATCCATTATTTACTTTCTTATGACCGCATTTTTTGGCTGCTCAAGCAGAAGTGA